The following are encoded together in the Microcaecilia unicolor chromosome 12, aMicUni1.1, whole genome shotgun sequence genome:
- the LOC115482201 gene encoding 40S ribosomal protein S25, whose amino-acid sequence MPPKDDKKKKDAGKSTKKDKDPVNKSGGKAKKKKWSKGKVRDKLNNLVLFDKATYEKLCKEVPNYKLITPAVVSERLKIRGSLARAALQELLNKGLIKLVSKHRAQVIYTRNTKGGDAPATTEES is encoded by the exons ATG CCACCCAAAGATGACAAGAAGAAGAAGGATGCAGGCAAGTCCACCAAGAAGGACAAAGACCCAGTGAACAAATCTGGTGGAAAAGCCAAAAAGAAG AAGTGGTCCAAGGGGAAAGTGAGGGACAAGCTGAACAACTTGGTCCTCTTTGACAAAGCTACATATGAGAAACTGTGTAAAGAAGTTCCAAACTACAAGCTCATCACACCTGCTGTGGTCTCAGAGAGGCTGAAAATCAGGGGCTCTCTGGCCAGAGCTGCTCTTCAAGAGCTGCTTAACAAAG GGTTAATTAAACTAGTATCCAAGCACCGAGCCCAGGTGATTTACACAAGAAACACCAAGGGAGGAGATGCCCCAGCTACTACGGAGGAATCATAG